The DNA region CCGGCGCAAACTCGCCTATACCTGGGAGATGATCGCCATGCCCGGCTCCCTGGTGGGGGTCAACACCCTGGTCCCCAACCGCCTGGTGGCCCGGGCGCTGGCCGACGGGGAGGTGCCGGCTCTCCAGGGGTATGCCGAGCTCAAGCGGGAGGTCCGGGTCGGTGAGCACTCACGCATCGACCTGCGGCTCTCCGGCGCCGGCCACGCCCCGTGTTTTGTGGAGATCAAAAACTGCACCCTGGTCTCAGACGGCCAGGCGCTCTTTCCGGATGCGGTCACCGCCCGCGGCCGCAGGCACCTGGTTGAGCTGCAGCAGTTGGCTGGCCAGGGGTGTCGGTGCCTGATGTTTTTTGTGATCCAACGGATGGACGCCGGGGTGTTCCGGCCGGCGGACCGGATCGACCCGGCCTACGGGGAGAGTCTGCGCCGGGCCGTGCAAAGCGGCGTTGAAATACTGGCCTGGGACGTCAAAATCGACCTGGGCGCCATCCGCCTCAACCGCGAGATCCCATGCCGGTTGTGAGGGCCCCGGCAAAAAATAATTGCACATCTTGCTTGTCTTTTGGCCCGTCCTGGGCGTTACATCCGCCGGCACATATCTCGATATGCGCCGACGGATGTGCCTTGATGACGAACCAAAATCCGTCGCCATATTGTGGAATTATTTCTTACCGCGACCCTGAACGCCGGCGCCCCAGGAAAGGACGGACAGCGATTTGGCTCTGCAACCCCTGAACGTCACACCGGAAAATCTCGCCCGCATTCTGGACAACCTTAAAGAGGGCATCATCGCCCACGATCTGGAGCGGCGGATTCTTTTTTTCAACCGGGAAGCCGAGCGCATCACGGGCTATCGCCGGACGGAGGTTCTGGGAAAGGACTGCCACGACGCCTTCGGTGCGCCCTTTTGCGGCGAGCACTGCCGCTTTTGCGGTCCGCCGCCAAAGCCTCACCCGGATCAAAACGGCTATCTGCTCACCATCACGTCCAAAAGCGGGGAGCGCCACCGCATCGAGATGACCCAGACGATGATGACCGAAGCCGGGGGGCGGGCCTTCGGGGTCCTGGCCGCCTTCCGGGACCTCTCCGACCTGGCATGCCTCGGGGTCCAGGCCGAAAAACTGACCTCCTTTGCCAACATCATCGGCCGCAGCAACAAGATGCTGCGGATCTACCAGCAAATCCGCAACGTGGCCGACTACGACTACCCGGTCAACATTTCGGGCGAGACGGGCACCGGCAAGGAACTCGTGGCGTCGGCGATTCACAGCGAAAGCTGCCGCGGCGGCGCCCCGTTTGTGCCCATCAACTGCGGGGCGCTGCCGGAGAGCTTGATTGAAAGCGAGCTTTTCGGCCACGTCAAGGGGGCTTTTTCAGGCGCCATCCGCGATAAGAAGGGACGCTTCGAGCTGGCCGACGGCGGCAGCGTTTTTCTGGATGAGGTGGCCGAGCTCTCCAAGCACATGCAGGTGCGCCTGCTGCGCTTTCTGCAGGCGGGAACCTTCGAAAAGGTGGGCGGTGAGAAAACCTCGCACGTCAATGTGCGCATCATCTGCGCCACCAACAAGAACCTCAAACAGGAGGTCAAACGGGGCCGCTTCCGCGACGACCTCTTCTATCGCCTCAACGTGATTCCCATTCATCTGCCGCCCCTGCGGGAGCGTCAAAACGACATTCCGCTTTTGGTGGAGCACTTTCTGCAACAGGCTGCCGAGCGCTACGGCCGCGAGTCGCTCAAGGTCTCAAACGAGGCCCTGGCGCTGATGGCGGCCTACCGCTGGCCCGGCAATGTGCGCGAGCTCCAGAACGCCATCCAGTTTGCATTCGTCCGTTGCACCGGCCCGGTGATCCGACCCTACGACCTGCCGCTGGAGATCCGCGAGTTTCAGTCGACCGCTCTCAGCCGTGGGCCGGGGCGCAAGCTGGACACCACCGCGGTGGCGGCGATGCTCAAAAAAACCGGTGGCAACAAGGCCCGGGCGGCCAAACTTCTGGGGGTGGGGCGAGCCACCCTCTACCGGTTTTTGACGGCGCACCCCGAGGCGGCGGCCGGCGAGCCCGGAGACTGACCTCCGGCGGGGAAACGGCCAAAAAAAAAGCCCCCCGGGCGGGGAGCTTTTTTTGTACAGCGGTGGTGCGTCGGATCAGGCGACTTCCAGCTTCTGGCGGTCGGCCATATCCATCAGGACGCGCTCGCGAGCCTTGTCGATGCCCAGCGCCTTGCGTTTCTTGTCGATGTGGGCAATCATCTTCTGGGCCATCTTGATCGGATCGGCCTCGAAGTCCCACTTGCCCAGTCCCTGTTGAGACTCCAGACCCTCAAAGAGCAGTTTCTGGAATTTGGTGTCCTGGACGATGGGGAAGGTCACCCCGAAGATGGTGTAGACCCCGGAAGCGACGAAGTAGTGGCCGATGCTGATGGCCTTTTCACTCATCCACTCCGGCGCCGCACCGGCCACGGGCAGGTCGGCGATGCTGTTGCCCAGCCCGCCGGTCTTGACCATTTCGGCGCAGGCGATCAGGATGCGGCTGTTGTCCACGCAGGAGCCCAGCCCCAGGACCGGCGGCATACCGACGGTTTCACAGACTTCCGCCAGCCCCGGCCCGGCCAGGTGTGCGGCCTCGGGGGTCAGCAGGCCGGCCTTGGCCAGGGAGATCTGGGAGCAGCCCGTCTGGACCACCAGGACGTCGTTCTTGATCAGTTCCTTGACCATCTCCACATGCACGTAGTCGTGCTTGACGCGCGGGTTGGTGCAGCCGACCACGCCGGCCACGCCGCGGATGCGACCGTTGATGATGTTGTCGTTGAGCGGGGTGTAGGACGCACGGAAGCTGCCGCCCAGCATGTAGTTGACGTACTCGTGGGAGAAGCCGTGGATCCCGGTGTTGGTGATCTTGGGGATCTCGATGGGCAGCGTGCGGTTCTTGAAGCGGCCGATGGCCTGGATCACCAGCTCGTCGGTGCAGGCGCGCGGGTCGTGCTCGTGGAACTCGAGATGGGTGGCGCCCTCGATGTGGCAGCGCGGGTTGGTGGTGATCAGCGGGGTGTTGTAGCACTTGGCCACCGACGCCAGGCCCTGCTTGATGCACTGAACGTCCACGCACATGGCGTCGACCGCGCCGGTCACCAGGACTGCCTCGGTGGACATGAAGTTGCCGGCATGCGGCACGCCGTGGCGCGAGAGCATCTCAGCCCCCGAGCAGCACATTCCCACCAGGTTGAGGCCCTTGGCGCCGGCCTTTTTGGCGGCTTCCACCAGGGAGGGTTCGTTCACCGAGGCCAGGACCGACTCGAACAGGTTGGGCTCGTGGCCGTGGACGATGATGTTGACCTGGTCCTCCTTGAGGACGCCCATGTTGACGTCGGCCGCCACTGGCGAGGGAGTGCCGAAGAGGATGTCGGAGATCTCGGTGGCCACCATGGAGCCGCCCCAGCCGTCGCCAAGGGCCGTGCGGCTGCACTGCTTGGTGATGTTTTCATAGTGCTGGTCGACACCCATGTGGGTGCGGTGCATGATTTCCATGATCTCGCGCATGGCGCCGCGCGGCACGATCCCAAGTTTGCGCCAGGTGTCCAGGGTGCCTTGGGGGACGCGCTTGGCGAAGGGGATTTCGCCCTCCACCTGGGTGTAGGTGCGCTCCAGTTCCTCGTAAAGGTCCTTGGCGATTTCCTTGATGTCGCGGCCCTCGGTTTCGATACCGATGGATTGCGCCACCTCTTCGAGTTTGTTGGTGTCCTTGATCTTGTAATCCTCGATGTTGCCGTTGACCACCTCGCGGAAAACATCCAGCATGGACATGCCGTGGTCCGTATGGGCGGCCGCGCCCGAGGCCACCATGCGGGCGAAGTTACGGGCCATGATGGTGTCGATGGTCGCCCCGCAGACGCCGACCTTGCCGTAAGGGTCTTTGGCGTTGAGGCGGCAG from Desulfobacteraceae bacterium includes:
- the sfsA gene encoding DNA/RNA nuclease SfsA; amino-acid sequence: MGYVAAADGLGGLRWPRLTPGRLLRRYKRFLADVALENGTTVTAHCPNSGAMTGCCEPGRRVYLSWHADPRRKLAYTWEMIAMPGSLVGVNTLVPNRLVARALADGEVPALQGYAELKREVRVGEHSRIDLRLSGAGHAPCFVEIKNCTLVSDGQALFPDAVTARGRRHLVELQQLAGQGCRCLMFFVIQRMDAGVFRPADRIDPAYGESLRRAVQSGVEILAWDVKIDLGAIRLNREIPCRL
- the cooS gene encoding anaerobic carbon-monoxide dehydrogenase catalytic subunit, whose amino-acid sequence is MVEKKVITKEVKKELDLREVTICDATYQMLEKARRDGVETAFDRAASMKACPIGADSACCKHCSMGPCRLNAKDPYGKVGVCGATIDTIMARNFARMVASGAAAHTDHGMSMLDVFREVVNGNIEDYKIKDTNKLEEVAQSIGIETEGRDIKEIAKDLYEELERTYTQVEGEIPFAKRVPQGTLDTWRKLGIVPRGAMREIMEIMHRTHMGVDQHYENITKQCSRTALGDGWGGSMVATEISDILFGTPSPVAADVNMGVLKEDQVNIIVHGHEPNLFESVLASVNEPSLVEAAKKAGAKGLNLVGMCCSGAEMLSRHGVPHAGNFMSTEAVLVTGAVDAMCVDVQCIKQGLASVAKCYNTPLITTNPRCHIEGATHLEFHEHDPRACTDELVIQAIGRFKNRTLPIEIPKITNTGIHGFSHEYVNYMLGGSFRASYTPLNDNIINGRIRGVAGVVGCTNPRVKHDYVHVEMVKELIKNDVLVVQTGCSQISLAKAGLLTPEAAHLAGPGLAEVCETVGMPPVLGLGSCVDNSRILIACAEMVKTGGLGNSIADLPVAGAAPEWMSEKAISIGHYFVASGVYTIFGVTFPIVQDTKFQKLLFEGLESQQGLGKWDFEADPIKMAQKMIAHIDKKRKALGIDKARERVLMDMADRQKLEVA
- a CDS encoding sigma 54-interacting transcriptional regulator, with the translated sequence MALQPLNVTPENLARILDNLKEGIIAHDLERRILFFNREAERITGYRRTEVLGKDCHDAFGAPFCGEHCRFCGPPPKPHPDQNGYLLTITSKSGERHRIEMTQTMMTEAGGRAFGVLAAFRDLSDLACLGVQAEKLTSFANIIGRSNKMLRIYQQIRNVADYDYPVNISGETGTGKELVASAIHSESCRGGAPFVPINCGALPESLIESELFGHVKGAFSGAIRDKKGRFELADGGSVFLDEVAELSKHMQVRLLRFLQAGTFEKVGGEKTSHVNVRIICATNKNLKQEVKRGRFRDDLFYRLNVIPIHLPPLRERQNDIPLLVEHFLQQAAERYGRESLKVSNEALALMAAYRWPGNVRELQNAIQFAFVRCTGPVIRPYDLPLEIREFQSTALSRGPGRKLDTTAVAAMLKKTGGNKARAAKLLGVGRATLYRFLTAHPEAAAGEPGD